In Astyanax mexicanus isolate ESR-SI-001 chromosome 5, AstMex3_surface, whole genome shotgun sequence, a single window of DNA contains:
- the gfi1ab gene encoding growth factor independent 1A transcription repressor b isoform X2 — translation MPRSFLVKSKKAHSYHTPRSAEPDYRTLDALIAHICTDSKLGEVPEEGCLDGRSDPAGAFTPDPADLCSRSPPLSCGGSVCDRSSDYEDYWRPPSPSVSPDSEKSFSPCVDETRPFAVPFGAYPWSFTHHHHSLDPEQSFYTDRVAEPPLFSERGPPTGTSIYSHYEPTATLFDRTSAPGLFVDRNIRANGPEMKNDVTGLCSRLMLNGAFKCIKCSKVFSTPHGLEVHVRRSHSGTRPYACDICGKTFGHAVSLEQHRAVHSQERSFDCKICGKSFKRSSTLSTHLLIHSDTRPYPCQYCGKRFHQKSDMKKHTFIHTGEKPHKCQVCGKAFSQSSNLITHSRKHTGFKPFACELCGKGFQRKVDLRRHKETQHGLK, via the exons ATGCCGCGCTCGTTTCTGGTGAAGAGTAAAAAGGCGCACAGCTACCACACACCGCGCAGCGCCGAGCCCGACTACCGGACACTGGACGCGCTGATCGCGCACATCTGCACAG ACAGTAAGCTAGGGGAGGTACCGGAGGAGGGCTGTCTGGACGGACGCTCGGACCCTGCTGGAGCCTTCACCCCAGACCCCGCTGACCTCTGCTCCAGGTCCCCCCCACTCAGCTGTGGTGGAAGTGTTTGTGACCGATCCTCAGACTATGAGGACTACTGGCGCCCGCCCTCACCCTCTGTATCGCCAG ACTCTGAGAAATCCTTCTCTCCCTGTGTGGATGAAACCCGACCGTTTGCCGTCCCGTTTGGGGCATACCCATGGAGCTTCACCCATCACCATCACTCACTTGACCCAGAGCAGAGTTTTTATACTGACAGAGTGGCAGAACCCCCTCTGTTCAGTGAGAGAGGACCACCAACTGGAACTAGCATTTACAGTCATTATGAGCCAACTGCAACTCTCTTTGATCGAACCTCCGCACCTGGACTTTTTGTGGACAGGAACATCAGAGCAAATGGGCCTGAGATGAAGAACGATGTGACTGGGCTGTGCAGTCGCCTTATGTTGAATGGAGCCTTTAAATGCATTAAGTGCAGCAAG GTGTTCTCCACACCTCATGGCCTGGAGGTTCATGTCCGGAGGTCACACAGTGGCACGAGACCCTATGCTTGTGACATCTGTGGGAAAACCTTTGGTCATGCGGTCAGCCTGGAACAACACAGAGCTGTTCACTCACAG GAAAGAAGTTTCGACTGTAAAATCTGTGGGAAAAGCTTCAAACGATCCTCCACCCTGTCCACGCACCTCCTGATACACTCGGACACTCGACCCTACCCCTGCCAGTACTGCGGCAAGAGGTTCCACCAGAAATCTGACATGAAGAAGCACACATTCATCCACACAG GTGAGAAGCCGCATAAGTGTCAGGTGTGTGGGAAAGCGTTCAGTCAGAGCTCCAATCTGATAACCCACAGCCGCAAACACACGGGCTTCAAACCCTTCGCCTGCGAGCTCTGCGGGAAGGGCTTCCAGCGCAAGGTCGACCTGCGGAGACACAAGGAGACCCAGCACGGCCTGAAGTGA
- the gfi1ab gene encoding growth factor independent 1A transcription repressor b isoform X1, whose protein sequence is MPRSFLVKSKKAHSYHTPRSAEPDYRTLDALIAHICTDSKLGEVPEEGCLDGRSDPAGAFTPDPADLCSRSPPLSCGGSVCDRSSDYEDYWRPPSPSVSPADSEKSFSPCVDETRPFAVPFGAYPWSFTHHHHSLDPEQSFYTDRVAEPPLFSERGPPTGTSIYSHYEPTATLFDRTSAPGLFVDRNIRANGPEMKNDVTGLCSRLMLNGAFKCIKCSKVFSTPHGLEVHVRRSHSGTRPYACDICGKTFGHAVSLEQHRAVHSQERSFDCKICGKSFKRSSTLSTHLLIHSDTRPYPCQYCGKRFHQKSDMKKHTFIHTGEKPHKCQVCGKAFSQSSNLITHSRKHTGFKPFACELCGKGFQRKVDLRRHKETQHGLK, encoded by the exons ATGCCGCGCTCGTTTCTGGTGAAGAGTAAAAAGGCGCACAGCTACCACACACCGCGCAGCGCCGAGCCCGACTACCGGACACTGGACGCGCTGATCGCGCACATCTGCACAG ACAGTAAGCTAGGGGAGGTACCGGAGGAGGGCTGTCTGGACGGACGCTCGGACCCTGCTGGAGCCTTCACCCCAGACCCCGCTGACCTCTGCTCCAGGTCCCCCCCACTCAGCTGTGGTGGAAGTGTTTGTGACCGATCCTCAGACTATGAGGACTACTGGCGCCCGCCCTCACCCTCTGTATCGCCAG CAGACTCTGAGAAATCCTTCTCTCCCTGTGTGGATGAAACCCGACCGTTTGCCGTCCCGTTTGGGGCATACCCATGGAGCTTCACCCATCACCATCACTCACTTGACCCAGAGCAGAGTTTTTATACTGACAGAGTGGCAGAACCCCCTCTGTTCAGTGAGAGAGGACCACCAACTGGAACTAGCATTTACAGTCATTATGAGCCAACTGCAACTCTCTTTGATCGAACCTCCGCACCTGGACTTTTTGTGGACAGGAACATCAGAGCAAATGGGCCTGAGATGAAGAACGATGTGACTGGGCTGTGCAGTCGCCTTATGTTGAATGGAGCCTTTAAATGCATTAAGTGCAGCAAG GTGTTCTCCACACCTCATGGCCTGGAGGTTCATGTCCGGAGGTCACACAGTGGCACGAGACCCTATGCTTGTGACATCTGTGGGAAAACCTTTGGTCATGCGGTCAGCCTGGAACAACACAGAGCTGTTCACTCACAG GAAAGAAGTTTCGACTGTAAAATCTGTGGGAAAAGCTTCAAACGATCCTCCACCCTGTCCACGCACCTCCTGATACACTCGGACACTCGACCCTACCCCTGCCAGTACTGCGGCAAGAGGTTCCACCAGAAATCTGACATGAAGAAGCACACATTCATCCACACAG GTGAGAAGCCGCATAAGTGTCAGGTGTGTGGGAAAGCGTTCAGTCAGAGCTCCAATCTGATAACCCACAGCCGCAAACACACGGGCTTCAAACCCTTCGCCTGCGAGCTCTGCGGGAAGGGCTTCCAGCGCAAGGTCGACCTGCGGAGACACAAGGAGACCCAGCACGGCCTGAAGTGA